The nucleotide window TTGAAGCGGATCAGCCGCACCTTGCCCACCGCATCGCCGATGGGGCCGAACAAGAGCTGCATGGTGGCGTAAGGCAGGGTGAAGGCGCTGGCGAGCAGCGCCACCTCCTGCAGCGTCACCTTCAGGTCGGCGGCGAGGATGTTGAGCATCGGATCGACGGCGCGCATGGAAAATGCGCTCGCGAAGGCCGCGAGGCCGAGGACGAGAAGAAAGGGCATCAGATCCGCCGGATGAGGAGGGTCATCCCTGCGGCGGGGTGCCCCGGCGGTCAAGTCGCAAGACGTGTCCCGCGCGCATGGCACGTCCCACATGCATTCCGACAGCGCATGCCGCTGGCGGTATGGATGTTCAATCGAGCGTTTCGCGGGCGTGATTTCCAACTGATCCGTGAATCAGGCCGGAAAACATTGACACGGCGCACAATTTTCTTATGTTGCTATGCGTCGTCCGAGATATGTCGAATCTAGCGCGCCGACCGACGACCCCTCGTCTGAGCCCGTACGGCACGGGACGTTCGATCAGCGGCGCGCCGCCGCATCCAAAAGATGCAATGTCATTTTCCGAACTCGGCCTGAGCGAAAAGGTCCTCGCGGCAGTCGCTGACACCGGCTATACGCAGCCGACGCCCATCCAGGCCCAGGCCATCCCCCATGTGCTGGCGCGCCGAGATGTGCTCGGCCTCGCGCAGACAGGCACCGGCAAGACTGCCGCCTTCACCCTTCCCATGCTGACGCTGCTTGAGCACGGACGGGCCCGCGCCCGCATGCCTCGCACCCTCATCCTGGAGCCGACCCGCGAGCTCGCGGCGCAGGTGGAAGAGAACTTCACCCGCTACGGCAAGAACCACAAACTGAACGTCGCCCTGCTCATCGGCGGCGTGTCCTTCGGCGACCAGGATTCCAAGCTGCTCCGCGGCGTGGACGTGCTCATCGCCACCCCCGGCCGCCTGCTCGACCATGTGGAGCGCGGCCGCCTGCTCCTGTCCGGCATCGAGGTGCTCGTCATCGACGAGGCCGACCGCATGCTGGACATGGGCTTCATCCCGGACATCGAGCGCGTCTGCAAGCTCGTGCCCTTCACCCGCCAGACCCTGTTCTTCTCGGCCACCATGCCGCCGGAGATCCAGCGCCTGGTGTCGCAGTTCCTGTCCAATCCGGTGCGAGTGGAAGTGTCGAAGCCGGCCTCCACCGCCGCCACGGTCACCCACATGCTGGTCGCCTCCGGACGGGAGGACTACGACAAGCGCGAGGTGCTGCGCGAGCTCATCCGCAATTGCGACGGGCTGCAGAACGGCATCATCTTCTGCAACCGCAAGCGCGACGTGGCGGTGCTGCACCGCTCGCTGCAGAAGCACGGCTTCAACGCCGTTGCGCTCCATGGCGACATGGACCAGCACGCTCGCATCAAGGCCCTCGACCAGTTCCGCTCCGGCGAGGCCACCCTTCTGGTGGCATCCGACGTGGCGGCCCGCGGGCTCGACATCCCGGCGGTGAGCCACGTCTTCAACTATGACGTGCCCCACCACTCGGAAGACTATGTGCATCGCGTGGGCCGCACCGGCCGCGCCGGCCGCGCCGGGACGGCCTATACGCTGGTCACCCACACCGACGCCAAGTCGGTGACGGCCATCGAAAAGCTGATCGGCAACGCCGTGCCCTGGCACGGCGCCCCCCTCGGCGATGCCCCGCCCGCGTCCGAGCGGCGGGAGCGCCGCGAGGATGGCGGCCGGCTGCGCGGCAAGCGCCGCGTGGAGAAGGAGCCCCGCGAGGCCCGTCCCGAGCGCGAGCCCCGTGCGGAGCGGGAGCCCCGTCCCGAGCGGGAACCGCGTGCCGACCGCGAGCCCCGCGTCGCCCGCGAGCCGCGTCCGGAGCGGGAACCCCGGGCGGAGCGCGCCCCGCGTCCCGAGCGTGAGCCCCGTCGCGAGCGGGAACCCCGTCGCGAACGCGAAGCCCCGGCAGGCGAGGTGCGCGCCAGCGAACCCCGCGCGGAGGCGGAAACCCGCGCGCCGCGTCCGGATCGGCAGGAGCGAGGCCGTCGTCCCGCCCGCGAGGATGGTCCCGAGGCCCGTCTGGCACGGCGTGAACGCGCCCCCGCCGCCGAACCCGCGGACATGAGCCACCTGCCCGCCTTCCTGCTGCGCCCGGTGCGCGTGAAGGCCGGCTGAGCCTGTCGCCGACGCACCTTCGGGAGTGCCGGCAGATCACGAGGGAACAACCCCGCCGGTCAGCCGCGCGGGGTTTTCTTTTTGGGTCGGGCTGCGGTTTTCTTCACCGGCTTTTGCGCAGCGGCCGCGCGGGCGAGGGCCAGGGAGCGGCGGGCGAGGACGGCAAGGTCGTCGCCATCGTCCAGCGCCGCCTCCGGCACGGACCAGAATCCGGTCATGGTGCGCACGGCGCCCTTGGCAAGGTAGGAAAAGGGGACCGAGCCACGGCTCTCAAGCAGGGCGGCGTGGTCGGCATCGGCTTTGAGATAGAGGGTGCCCCCGACCTCGATGGCGAACATCAGCCCGTCCGCATAAAGGCCCCTGCCGCCGAACATGCGCCGCGTGCGCACCGGGCCGAAGGCGCTGAAGAGGTCGGCGATGGTGTCCTCGTCCATCCCCTATTCCAGACCTGTTCCGATCCCCCTGATTTTGGCCGCCGGCGTCGCCGGCAGCCGTCCCGATCAGGTGATCAGCGTGAGAAGCCGGGCAGCCGCGTCCATCTCGGTGCGGCGCGCGGCGCGGCGGGCGGTGGCGATCTCGTCCTCGCCCCACTGCTCGCGGTTGAAGTCCTCGTCCACATGGGCGGCGGCCCAGGCGGCATCCGCGTCGAGCGCGCCTTCCGCCACCGCCAGCGCCAGCAGGGCGGAGCCGGTGAGGGTGGTGATGGAATGCACGGCAGCAAGCTTCAGCGGCGCCTGCGGCACCAGCGCCCGCACCCGCTCCAGCGAGGTGTCCGGCTGGGTGACGTGGCGAATACCTTCCGACAGAAAGAAACGGGCATCGTGGGCGCCGCTCAACCAGTCGAGCACCGGGTCCCACTGCTCTGCCTGCCGCTTCACCAGCGTCTGCGGGCTGTCGGCCCGGTAGAACAGCATGTCGGAGCCGGCATAGCGCACCACCTCCTCGCGCACCGCCTCTGCCTCCGGCCCCACCCGGTCGAGGGCGACGTTCACGAGGCGCGTCAGCGGCATGAAGAAGGGGTTGATCTCCTTCTCCTGCTCCGCCCATTCGGCAGCCATGGCCTCGGCCAGCGGGCGCGTGGGCGCCAGCAGCAGGCCGCGCGCGGGGGTGCGTACGGGCCGGCCGTCGAGCAGGATGGTGAAGCCGCCGTCCGCCTCGCCGACGCTGACATCGGTATAGAAGCGTTTCGGCAGCGGCGTGCGCTGGGCGGCGCGGGCCCGGGCGATGGGATCGTCCCCCGCCACCGGCTCCTCGATGCCCTCCAGGAAATCGCGCATGGTCTGGGGGCCGGCGGGATCGGCCCCTGAGGGATCACCCATGATCCGCCTCCTATCCGGCGATGGCGCGACGGCGCGCCAGAAGATCGAAGATGGCGGCGGGCACCTCGTCGAACCGGTGGACGATATGGTCCGCCCCGGCCCGCTCCAGCGCCGCCACCTCGTGATAGCCCCAGCCGACGCCGAGGGCGGAGGCCCCCGCCTGCAGCGCCATGGAGACGTCATAGGTGGTGTCGCCGACCACCACCGTCTCCTCCGGGCGCGCGCCGATCTCCTTCATGGCCTGGAACACCATGGCCGGATGGGGCTTGGAGGGGGCGTCGTCGGCGGTCTGGATGGTGGCGAACCAGCCTTCCATGTCATGGGCCTTGAGCACCCGGTCCACCCCGCGCCGCGCCTTGCCGGTGACCATGCCCAGCACCACGTCGTCGCGCCGGCGCAGGGTGTCCAGCACCTCCCAGGCGCCGTCGAACATGGGCTCGGGCGGCTCGGCATTGCGTAGCCGGGTGAAGGCATTGCGATAAGCGTCCACCAGCGCCTCGATGGGATAGGCGAGGTCACCCTGCGAGAGCATGGCAAAGGCCTCCGGCAGGGAAAGCCCCACCACCGAGAGCAACCGGTCCCGTCCCGGCAGCGGCACGCCGTGGGCCGCATGGGCGTCGCGCATGGCGGCGACGATCATGTGCTGGCTGTCCACCAGCGTGCCGTCGCAATCGAACAGCACCAGCTTCAGGGGCGCGGCATCGGGGGCGGGCTCGGCGTCGCTCTCGGGTGGGGTCATTTCTGGGTCATCTGCTGGGTCGCCACATCATATACCCATGTGATGTCCGACGGGTCCACGAACAGGACCTGGCGGAAGCCCCGCTGCTCGCACTGCTTGGGGAAGGGACCCGAGACGATCAGCTCCGCCGCCGTCTTCGCCGGGAAGTTGAACTTGATGGTGAGGATGGTCGCGTCCTCGCCCCCGGCGGTGACCGTGAGGTCGAGGCCGTTCTGGGCGAAACTCTCCTGCTTGCTCTTGGCGAACGCCCGGCGCGCGGTGGCGTCCACCGGCGGCGGGGTGACCGGGCTGCTCACCGTCGGCAGCGGCAGCGAGGCTTCCTGGGTACCGCCCTGCCCGCTCCCGGCCTGGGGCGCCGGGACAGCGGGAGCGGTCTGGGCCGTGGCGGCAGGCGGAGGCAAGGCGGCTTGCGGCGCCGGTTGGGCGGGCGCGACCACCGCGCTCTGGGGCGCACCGGCCTCAGGCTCCGCGGGAGGCGCCGACATGACCCACCACACAAGGCCGCCGGATGCCACAGCCACCGCCGTGCCGCCGAGCCCCACCAGGAAGGGGATCAGGAAGCTGGTGTGAAGCTTGCGGCCGCAGAAGGGGCAACTGGCCTCCTCCGGGTAGACCTGCGCCCCGCAGCCGGGACAGAAGTCGGGCCTGGAGTTCATTCAATTCACCTCCACGCGCGCGGCGCACCGCCGCGAATCGGCACCGTGGGACATGCACCACAAATGCACGAGGAAGCGGCCGGCGTCATGCCGTCCGCTTCACGTTTGTCCACCTCGTGATGTCCGATCCGAATGCGCCCTTAGCAGGGCAAGGGCGCCGATCCTATTTGCCGAAGCCGAGGTCCAGCGGCGGGGGCGGTGCCGCGTCGAGGCCGGGAGACAGGTTCTCGAACTGCTGCTGGATCTGGTTCTGGTCGAGCTGGACGCTGCCGCTCTTGTAGTGGGTCACCATGCCGGGGAACAGGATGATGAGGGCCACCATGACCAGCTGGATGCAGACGAACGGCACCGCGCCCCAATAGATCTGGCCGGTGGTGACCGGCTGCATCAGCTTGCCCGTCACCCGGTCGATGTACGGCACCTTGGCCGCCACCGAGCGCAGGAAGAACAGGGCGAAGCCGAAGGGCGGATGCATGAACGAGGTCTGCATGTTCACCGCCAGCATCACGCCGAACCAGATGAGGTCGATGCCGAGCTTGTCGGCCGCCGGCCCCAGCAGCGGGATGATGATAAAGGCCAGCTCGAAATAATCGAGGAAGAAGGCCAGCACGAACACCAGCGCGTTCACCGCGATGAGGAAGCCCATCTGCCCGCCGGGCAGCGACACCAGCAGTTCCTCCACCCACTTGTGGCCGTCCACCCCGTAGAAGGTGAGCGAGAACACGCGCGCGCCGAGCAGGATGAACAGCACGAAGGCGGAGAGCTTGGCAGTGGAATAGGTGGCCTGCCGCATCAGGTCGAACTTCAGCCGGCCACGGGCGAAAGCGAGGATGAGCGCGCCCACCGAGCCCATGGCGCCGCCCTCGGTCGGCGTGGCGACGCCGATGAAGATGGTGCCCAGCACCAGGAAGATGAGCGCCAGCGGTGGCACCATCACGAACACCACCTGCTCCGCCAGCTTCGACAGGAGGCCGAGGCGGAACACGCGGTTGATCACCGCCACCACGAAGGCGAAGCCCACGGTGGCGGACATGGTGAGCACCACAAAGTCGGCGCCGAACTTCACCCCGGTTTCCGTCATCAGGAAGATGGCGCCGGCGATGGACAGGGAGAGCGCGATGAAGAGCGAGGGCGTCAGCAGCCGCGCCGTTCCCGACATGATGAAATAGAGCAGCACGAAAGCCACCACGCCCCACACCGCCGTGTTGGCGACGCCGGGGATGAGGCCTGTGGTGAGATGCGGCAGGGAACCGGTGGCGATCAGGAAGGCGAAGCCGGCCGCGGCGATGGCGCCGAGGACGCGGGAGGGCACGATCTTCTGTTCCGGGTCGCGCAGGGTCTGGGCTTCCAGCGGCAGGCCGGGTGCGGCGCTCGGGAAGATGGTAGAGACCAGAAAGATGTAGAGCGCATAAAGGCAGGCGAGCAGCAGGCCCGGCACGAAGGCGCCCTCATACATGTCGCCCACCGAGCGGTTCAGCTGGTCGGCCATGACGATGAGCACGAGGGAGGGCGGAATGATCTGCGCCAGCGTGCCCGAGGCGGCGATGACGCCCGAGGCCACGCGCCGGTCGTAGCCGTAGCGCAGCATGATCGGCAGGGAGATGAGGCCCATGGAGATCACCGAGGCCGCCACCACGCCGGTGGTGGCAGCCAGCAGAGCGCCCACGAAGATCACCGCATAGGCGAGGCCGCCGCGGATGGAGCCGAACACCTGCCCGATGGTGTCGAGCAGGTCCTCCGCCATGCCGGAGCGCTCGAGGATGAGCCCCATGAAGGTGAAGAAGGGGACTGCCAGCAGCACCTCGTTGTTCATGGTGCCGTAGACGCGTTCGGGCAGCGCCTGCAGGAACTTGGGCTCGAACAGGCCGAGCCAGATGCCGACCAGCGCGAAGATGAGGCCGTTGGCGGCCAGCGAGAAGGCCACCGGGTAGCCCAGCAGCAGGAACACCACCAGCGCGCCGAACATGATGGGCGCCATGTTGTGGACGAACCAGCCGCGGAACCCCGGCTCGGCGGCGAAGGCCACGTCGGGCAGGACCACGGCGAGCACCAGGGCGAGCAGGAGCGCGGCGGCGACGAAACGCGCCTTCAGGAGGCGGGCGTTGATCATGTCTCGCGCTCCGTCAGTGCTTGGGGGCGGTGGGAGTGGCCGGGACGACAGGCGTTCCGGCGCCGGGAACCTCCACCTCGGCCAGCAGGCGCTCCGCCTCGGCCGCGAGCGCCGCGTGGCTGCCGCCCTCCCGCTCGTTGGGGTCCTCCATCCGCCCGGTAAAGATGGCGATGCGCTTGATCAGCTCGGAGAAGCCCTGCAGCGTCAGGAAGAAGAAGCCCACCGGCACCAGAAGCTTGGCCGGCCATTGCGGCAGGCCGCCGGCATTCAGCGACTGCTCGTTGATGGACCAGGACGCCATGAAGAAGGGCCAGGAGGTCCACAACAGCAGGATGGAGAAGGGCAACAGGAAGAAGACGTGCCCGAAGATGTCGATGCCGTCCCGCACCCGTTTGCTGAGGCGCGCATTCACGATGTCGATGCGGATGTGCTCGTTGTCCATGAGCGTCCACGACCCGCACAGCAGGAACACCGCTGCGAACAGCACCCATTGCAGCTCCAGCCAGGAATTGGAGCTGAGGTCGAACAGCTTGCGCACCACGGCATTGGCCGCAGAGACAAGGATGGCCACAAGGATCAGCCAGGAGGCCGCCTTGCCGATGCGCATGTTCACGGCATCGATGCCCCGGGCGAGGGCGAGCAGGAAGGACATGGAGACCGTTTCCCTGGGCGCGCGGCTGGTGCCGCTTTTCGGGTTGCTTCTTCTTTGGCCATACGGCCTTGGCGGGGCACCATAGGCAAAGACACGGCGACTTCAAGCCGCACGCGAAAGCGACGCGTCAAACGCCCGGCACACTAGACGAAGGTCGTAGCCTTCTTTGTCCCGACGGGAAGCACCTGAATTTCGAGCCGATCTAGGGCTTGGCCGGACCATCAGGCCAGGGCGGCGGGCCGGCGAGCGCCTTGCCCTTCCGGAACTGCCCCTGCGCCCGGTCCCAGGCCAGCAGCATCCCCGTTCCCGCGACCGGGCTCGGGCCCACGCACCACGCGGCAAGGTCGGTGCCACGCCGGGGCAGCAGGATGACGACGCGGCCGAGGCCCTCCCAGGCGGCGGTGCTTTCGTCCACCTCCTGCGGCTCGGTGCGGCAGAGGTCCTGGTCGAGGGGTGGCAGGACCTGGTCGGTCACGAGGTTCCACCGCCCCGACGCCCGCGAATAGAATCGCACCCGCCCGGCGAAGGGCACGCCCGCCTTCAGCCCGCGTTCGCTGAGGCCGAGCAGTGGGAAGCCCTCGGCATCGAACCAGACCGCCACCTCGGTGACGAAGGGGGTGGCGCCCTCCCCGTCCCCGCGATCATCGATGCGGAGGTAGAAATTGGCTTCGTCCAGGGTCAGCGCCAGGCTCGCGCGATCACCGTAGAGGATGCTGCCGGACACCGTGGCAGCGCTGCCCGAGCCCGATATCTCATAGGGCGGGAAGCCGTTGACCTGCGCGGTCTGCAACTCCCGGTACAGGGCCAGAAGGCCCGCCGGCTCCGCGCGGACGCCGCCGCCTGCCAATAGCAGGACGGCGACGACGGCGAGGAGCCGCCTCATCCCTCCGGCGCCTCGAGGATGGGATCGTACTGTGACGCGTCGAAGCCCAGCACGGCGAAGGATTGCGCCATGTGGTGGGGGAGCGGCGCCGACACGTCGATCAGCCCCTGCCCGCGCGGATGGGGAATAACGAGCCGCCGCGCCAGAAGGTGCAGGCGGTTCTGCAGGCCGCCCGGCAGTTCCCAGTTCTCGATATCGAAATACTTGGGGTCGCCGACGATGGGGTGGCCGATATGGGCGAGGTGCGCGCGCAGCTGGTGGGTGCGGCCTGTCACCGGCTTCAGCGACAGCCAGCTCATCTTCTGCGCCGCCTGATCCACTACGGCATAATAAGTGATCGCGTGGCTCGCCTCGTCCTCGCCATGGCGGGCGACCCGCATCTTCTCCTCGTCCTCGTCGCGGGCGAGATAGGTGGAGATGCGCCCCTGCTTGGGCTTGGGCACGCCGGGCACCACCGCCCAATACACCTTGCGCGCCTCCCGCGAGCGGAAGCTCTTGGCCAGCACCGAGGCGGCGAACCGCGTCTTGGCCACCAGCAGGCAGCCGGAGGTGTCCTTGTCGATGCGGTGGACGAGGCGCGGCTTCTGGCCGTCCTTGTCGCGCAGCACCTCCAGGATGCCGTCCATATGCCGGTAGGTGCCCGAGCCGCCCTGCACCGCGAGGCCGTAGGGCTTGTTCAGCACCATCACGTCCTTGTCCTCGAACAGGGTGATGGATTTCAGGAAGGCGCGGTCCTCGTCCTCCTTGCGCTTGGCGGCGCTGGCGGATTGCCGCGGCTTGGCCGGCGCCTCTGTGGTACCCGAGGCCTCGCCCCCCGCGGAAACCCGGCCCGCTTCGGACGCCTTGCCCGCGGCGCCCGGCTTTCCGGCCGGTTCGTCCTGCGGCTCGTCGCCCAGGGGGGGAATGCGCACGCTCTGGCCGGGCTCGACGCGGGACGAAGTCTTCACCCGTCCCCCGTCCACGCGCACTTGCCCGGTGCGCACCAGCTTCTGCAGGTGGCCGAAGGAGAGATCAGGAAAATGGACCTTGAACCAGCGGTCGAGGCGCATGCCAGCCTCGTCCTCGGCCACGGTCTTCATCGCGACGGCCATGGATCAAAATGTCCTTTAAACAGCGCCTGGAACCGGAACGGCAGCAATAGAGCAACCGGCGCCGTCCGTCACGTCAGCGCGCGCATGACGGCGATGCCGACGAACACGGCGATGAAGGCGAGCGCCACCGAGCCGACCGCATAGGCGAAGGCGGAACTGTAGGCGCCGCGCTCCATGAGCAGGAAGAAATCCAGCGAGAAGGTGGAGAAGGTGGTGTAGCCGCCGAGGATGCCGGTGGTCAGGAACAGCCGCATGGTCTGGTTCCAGAACTCGCCGTCCTTGAACGCCAGATATCCGACCATCAACCCCATGAGGAAGCTGCCGGACACATTGATGAGGAAGGTGGCGAAGGGAAATCCGGTACCCAGCAGCTTGGGCACCGTCATGTTGACGAGGTGGCGCACGACACCACCCAGGCCGGCACCGAGGAAGACGACAAGAGCGGGAGGAAGGGTGAAGGTCATGGCCAGTCCGGGCGAGGGTCAGGAACGAATGTGCCGCACGGCATGGAGCACGGCGAGGATGGTGACTTCATCGTCTCCGACGCGATAGACCACAAGGTAGGGGCTGCCGGAAACGGTGAGCCGGCGTGTTCCGCGTACAGTCCCGGCAGGGCGGAAAAGGGATGATCGGCAAGGGTGTTGATGGCTGTTTCGAGCCGGACGATCACACGCGCCGCCGCCTTCGGATTGTCTTGGCCGATATGGTGCTCGATCTCACGCAGATGCCGCAGGGCCCGCGCGCGGAAAACGATCCTCATCCGCGGAAGCGCGCGAAGAAGGCCTCGACTTCCTGTGGGCTCGCGTTGGGCTCGCCGTCCTCCAGCGCCTTGCGCACCTCCTCCTGCTGGGGGTGAGCACATAGACCTCCCCTTCGAGCACCGAGAGGAATTCACGGGGGAGCGCATCCTGCACGGCATCGGGCAGGGCTTCGAGCCTCTCGATGAGTTGGCGCATCAGCGTGGTCATGGCCGGCTTCCTGTGTCCGGCAAGCATACGCCAGAGCGGCGCCCCGCGCATTGGCGGCGCGCCGTCACGGTTCCCCGCGCTCGGCCCGCAGGCGCGCCCAATAGTCCATGCGCTTCCTGATCTCGCGCTCGAAGCCGCGCTCCACCGGATGGTAGAAGCTCTGCCGGCCGAGGGCCTCGGGGAAATAGTTCTGGCCGGAGAAGGCATCCGGCTGGTCATGGTCGTAGCGATAGCCGGCGCCGTAGCCCTCGCCCTTCATCAGCTTGGTGGGGGCGTTGAGGATATGCTTAGGCGGCATCAGCGAGCCGCCCTCCTTGGCCGCCCGCTTGGCCGCCGAGAACGCCTTGTAGACCGCGTTCGATTTGGGCGCGGTGGCCACGTAGACCACCGCCTGCGCCAGGGCCAGTTCCCCCTCCGGCGAGCCGAGGAAGTCGAAGGCGTCCTTGGCCGCATTGCAGACCACAAGCGCCTGCGGATCGGCATTGCCGATGTCCTCCACCGCCATGCGCACAATGCGCCGGGCGAGGAACAGGGGCGCCTCTCCGGCATCCAGCATGCGGGCGAAATAATAAAGCGCCGCGTCGGGATCCGAGCCGCGCACCGCCTTGTGCAGGGCGGAGATGAGGTTGTAGTGGCCGTCCTCGCTCTTGTCGTAGATGGGCGCGCGGCGCTGCACCACGTCGGCCAGCGCCGCCACGTCGAACACCTCCCCCGGCCGCGCCGCGCGCCATACCTCCTCCGCGAGGGTGAGGGAGGCCCGCCCGTCGCCGTCCGCCATGTTGAGCAGGGCGAAGCGGGCATCCTCGGTGAGCGGCAGGGCCTTGCCCTCCACCTCCTCCGCCCGCGTCAGCAGGCGGGCGATGGCGTCCGCATCCAGCGACTTGAACACCAGCACGCGGGCGCGGGACAGCAGCGCGGCGTTCAGCTCGAAGGACGGGTTCTCGGTGGTGGCGCCCACCAGGGTGACGGTGCCGTCCTCCATCACCGGCAGGAAGCTGTCCTGCTGGGCACGGTTGAAGCGGTGGATCTCGTCCACGAACAGAAGCGTCGCCTTGCCCACCAGACGGCGGGCGCGGGCCTGCTCGAACACTTTCTTGAGGTCGGCCACGCCGGAGAAGATGGCCGAGATCTGCTCGAAATGCAGGTCGGTGGCGGAAGCGAGCAGCCGCGCCACCGTGGTCTTGCCCGTGCCGGGCGGCCCCCACAGGATGAGGGAGCCGAGCGAGCGCGTCTCCAGCATGCGGGTGAGCACGCCGTCCGGCCCGACCAGATGGTCCTGGCCCACCACTTCGGACAGCTTGGCCGGCCGCAGCCGGTCGGCGAGCGGGCGCGGCACATCGCTGCCCAGTCCCGCCGCCTCGAACAGATCGGCCATGGGCGTTGTCTCTCGTCCTCTCGGTCAGGTTTCAAGCCCCCGCCCCGCCTGCGACCGGCGGCGGCGAGGGTCACTCAGGGCGCAGAGCCAAGGCGACTCAGCCCGGCAGCAGAGCGGTGATGGTGCGCCCGGCGCGGCCCACCGTCACCCGCCAGGCCCGGAGCGGCGTGCGAACCATCTGCTCCAGGTCGCGGGTCCGGGCGACCTTCTCGCCGTTCACCTCGACCAGCACGTCGCCGGGCTTGAAGCCGGCGGCGGCGGCGGGGGAATTGTCGTCCACGTCGTAGATCACCACGCCGGTGGCGTTGGCATCCACCTTCAGTTCCTCGGCCACCGCCGGTGACAGGTTCACCACCGTGGCGCCGGTGAAGGGCGAGCGGGCACGCACCACCAGTTCGTCGCGCGGTACGGTCTCCGGCGCGCCCTCCAGCACCACCACGAGGCTCACCTCCTTGCCGCCGCGGTTGACCGCCAGCGCCGCCTTGCCGCCGATGGGCCGGGTGGCGAAGCGGTAGTTGAGGGACTCGGGGTCGTCGATGGGCTGCCCCTCCACCGCGACGATGAGGTCCCCCAGCCTGAGGCCCGCCTTGGCGGCCGGGCTGTGGGCCACCACGTCCTGCACCAGCACACCGGTGGGACGCGGCAGGCCGAGGCTTTCGGCGATGTCGGGCGTGACCCGCTGGAGCTTTGCCCCGAGCCAGGGCCGGCGCACCGACTTGGAGCCGCCCTTGGCCTGCTCCACCACCACCCGCACCATGTTCACCGGAATGGCGAAGCCGATGCCGATGGAGCCGCCCGAGCGCGAATAGATGGCGCTGTTGATGCCCACCAGCCGGCCCGCCATGTCCACCAGCGCACCGCCGGAATTGCCGGGATTGATCGCCGCGTCGGTCTGGATGAAGAACTGGTAGTCGGAGATCCCCACCTGGGTCCGCGCCAGCGCGGAGATGATGCCCTGCGTCACCGTCTGGCCGACGCCGAAGGGATCGCCGATGGCCAGCGCCAGGTCGCCCACGGCCAGTTCGTCCGAATTGCCGAGCTCGATGGACGCGAAGGTCTCCTTGGCCTCGGTCTTGATGCGGAGCACGGCAAGGTCAGTGCGCTGGTCGCGCAGCAGCACTTCTGCCTCGTATTCGCGCCGGTCGTTGAGGGCGATGCGGATCTCGTCCGCCCCCTCGATGACATGGAAATTGGTGA belongs to Xanthobacter autotrophicus Py2 and includes:
- a CDS encoding TRAP dicarboxylate transporter, DctM subunit (TIGRFAM: TRAP dicarboxylate transporter, DctM subunit~PFAM: TRAP C4-dicarboxylate transport system permease DctM subunit~KEGG: rpb:RPB_3391 TRAP C4-dicarboxylate transport system permease DctM subunit), producing MINARLLKARFVAAALLLALVLAVVLPDVAFAAEPGFRGWFVHNMAPIMFGALVVFLLLGYPVAFSLAANGLIFALVGIWLGLFEPKFLQALPERVYGTMNNEVLLAVPFFTFMGLILERSGMAEDLLDTIGQVFGSIRGGLAYAVIFVGALLAATTGVVAASVISMGLISLPIMLRYGYDRRVASGVIAASGTLAQIIPPSLVLIVMADQLNRSVGDMYEGAFVPGLLLACLYALYIFLVSTIFPSAAPGLPLEAQTLRDPEQKIVPSRVLGAIAAAGFAFLIATGSLPHLTTGLIPGVANTAVWGVVAFVLLYFIMSGTARLLTPSLFIALSLSIAGAIFLMTETGVKFGADFVVLTMSATVGFAFVVAVINRVFRLGLLSKLAEQVVFVMVPPLALIFLVLGTIFIGVATPTEGGAMGSVGALILAFARGRLKFDLMRQATYSTAKLSAFVLFILLGARVFSLTFYGVDGHKWVEELLVSLPGGQMGFLIAVNALVFVLAFFLDYFELAFIIIPLLGPAADKLGIDLIWFGVMLAVNMQTSFMHPPFGFALFFLRSVAAKVPYIDRVTGKLMQPVTTGQIYWGAVPFVCIQLVMVALIILFPGMVTHYKSGSVQLDQNQIQQQFENLSPGLDAAPPPPLDLGFGK
- a CDS encoding Tripartite ATP-independent periplasmic transporter DctQ component (PFAM: Tripartite ATP-independent periplasmic transporter DctQ component~KEGG: rpa:RPA1977 possible TrapT family, DctQ subunit, glutamate transport); translation: MSFLLALARGIDAVNMRIGKAASWLILVAILVSAANAVVRKLFDLSSNSWLELQWVLFAAVFLLCGSWTLMDNEHIRIDIVNARLSKRVRDGIDIFGHVFFLLPFSILLLWTSWPFFMASWSINEQSLNAGGLPQWPAKLLVPVGFFFLTLQGFSELIKRIAIFTGRMEDPNEREGGSHAALAAEAERLLAEVEVPGAGTPVVPATPTAPKH
- a CDS encoding pseudouridine synthase, RluA family (TIGRFAM: pseudouridine synthase, RluA family~PFAM: RNA-binding S4 domain protein; pseudouridine synthase~KEGG: bja:bll5366 putative ribosomal large subunit pseudouridine synthase C), whose product is MAVAMKTVAEDEAGMRLDRWFKVHFPDLSFGHLQKLVRTGQVRVDGGRVKTSSRVEPGQSVRIPPLGDEPQDEPAGKPGAAGKASEAGRVSAGGEASGTTEAPAKPRQSASAAKRKEDEDRAFLKSITLFEDKDVMVLNKPYGLAVQGGSGTYRHMDGILEVLRDKDGQKPRLVHRIDKDTSGCLLVAKTRFAASVLAKSFRSREARKVYWAVVPGVPKPKQGRISTYLARDEDEEKMRVARHGEDEASHAITYYAVVDQAAQKMSWLSLKPVTGRTHQLRAHLAHIGHPIVGDPKYFDIENWELPGGLQNRLHLLARRLVIPHPRGQGLIDVSAPLPHHMAQSFAVLGFDASQYDPILEAPEG
- a CDS encoding CrcB protein (TIGRFAM: CrcB protein~PFAM: Camphor resistance CrcB protein~KEGG: rpd:RPD_3620 CrcB protein), which codes for MTFTLPPALVVFLGAGLGGVVRHLVNMTVPKLLGTGFPFATFLINVSGSFLMGLMVGYLAFKDGEFWNQTMRLFLTTGILGGYTTFSTFSLDFFLLMERGAYSSAFAYAVGSVALAFIAVFVGIAVMRALT